A region of Necator americanus strain Aroian chromosome I, whole genome shotgun sequence DNA encodes the following proteins:
- a CDS encoding hypothetical protein (NECATOR_CHRI.G3268.T1), producing MYCNITDWLESQRKQQQQRRRSTSEPEGVSDISCSEQSKKRLGGVPSVLTIITMSVRSPPGQNESFGSLGRRKELALRVGRG from the exons ATGTATTGCAACATTACGGATTGGCTCGAGTCTCAACgcaagcagcagcagcagcggcgGCGATCCACGAGCGAGCCCGAAGGCGTGTCCGACATCAGCTGTTCCGAGCAGAGTAAAAAGCGACTTGGTGGCGTACCGAGCGTACTCACAATCATCACAATGTCCGTCCGGTCTCCTCCTGGACAAAAT GAGAGTTTCGGAAGTTTAGGAAGGCGGAAGGAGCTTGCTCTTCGCGTTGGTCGAGGATAA
- a CDS encoding hypothetical protein (NECATOR_CHRI.G3269.T1), whose protein sequence is MSKYSEEVPETLLTLIATDLQSVRAFEANAQLFTFPDQRCCSGVHLPCTSLQKPCPHQALEANIVGGMRAKLGSSESLKLSGSLRDL, encoded by the exons ATGTCGAAGTATTCAGAGGAAGTTCCAGAAACACTACTTACTTTGATTGCAACGGACCTACAAAGCGTACGAGCATTTGAG GCTAATGCTCAGCTCTTCACGTTTCCTGATCAACGATGTTGCTCTGGTGTTCATCTTCCGTGCACGAGTCTCCAGAAACCATGTCCACATCAGGCGCTGGAAGCGAATATCGTTGGAGGAATGCGAGCAAAATTAGGATCGTCGGAATCGTTGAAATTATCAGGATCACTACGTGACCTGTAG
- a CDS encoding hypothetical protein (NECATOR_CHRI.G3270.T1) produces MSVPPQFQKVLDDVDKQLHGEGPVNNVLASIEQKTGVRRLHIVLGVAAMQALYLVFGHFAQLVCNFMGFIYPAYVSVKAIESSTKEDDTQWLTYWVVFAVLSVVEFFSQQIVAVFPVYWLFKSLFLLWLYLPSTLGASKVYHKMIKPVVMKHHTSIDQRVGNLADKARDALRNAAQEVNTHLD; encoded by the exons ATGTCAGTTCCACCACAATTCCAAAAAGTTCTTGACGACGTTGATAAGCAACTTCATGGTGAAGGACCTGTGAACAATGTTCTTGCCTCAATTGAACAGAAGACAGGAGTTAGAAGACTGCATATTGTTCTCG GTGTTGCTGCCATGCAAGCCCTGTACTTAGTCTTCGGTCACTTTGCACAGCTTGTTTGCAACTTTATGGGGTTCATCTATCCAGCTTATGTGAG TGTAAAGGCAATCGAATCATCAACAAAGGAGGATGACACACAGTGGCTCACGTACTG GGTTGTGTTTGCTGTTTTATCTGTTGTTGAGTTCTTCTCTCAACAGATTGTAGCAGTATTCCCAGTGTATTGGTTGTTCAAGTCCCTGTTTCTTCTTTGGCTCTACTTGCCGTCCACTCTTGGAGCTTCCAAGGTCTACCACAA GATGATTAAGCCTGTTGTAATGAAACACCACACTTCAATCGATCAGCGCGTTGGGAATCTCGCAGATAAGGCAAGAGATG CTTTGCGAAACGCTGCCCAGGAAGTCAACACTCATTTGGACTGA
- a CDS encoding hypothetical protein (NECATOR_CHRI.G3270.T2): MPLRQEKMSVPPQFQKVLDDVDKQLHGEGPVNNVLASIEQKTGVRRLHIVLGVAAMQALYLVFGHFAQLVCNFMGFIYPAYVSVKAIESSTKEDDTQWLTYWVVFAVLSVVEFFSQQIVAVFPVYWLFKSLFLLWLYLPSTLGASKVYHKMIKPVVMKHHTSIDQRVGNLADKARDALRNAAQEVNTHLD; the protein is encoded by the exons atgCCACTACGTCAGGA AAAAATGTCAGTTCCACCACAATTCCAAAAAGTTCTTGACGACGTTGATAAGCAACTTCATGGTGAAGGACCTGTGAACAATGTTCTTGCCTCAATTGAACAGAAGACAGGAGTTAGAAGACTGCATATTGTTCTCG GTGTTGCTGCCATGCAAGCCCTGTACTTAGTCTTCGGTCACTTTGCACAGCTTGTTTGCAACTTTATGGGGTTCATCTATCCAGCTTATGTGAG TGTAAAGGCAATCGAATCATCAACAAAGGAGGATGACACACAGTGGCTCACGTACTG GGTTGTGTTTGCTGTTTTATCTGTTGTTGAGTTCTTCTCTCAACAGATTGTAGCAGTATTCCCAGTGTATTGGTTGTTCAAGTCCCTGTTTCTTCTTTGGCTCTACTTGCCGTCCACTCTTGGAGCTTCCAAGGTCTACCACAA GATGATTAAGCCTGTTGTAATGAAACACCACACTTCAATCGATCAGCGCGTTGGGAATCTCGCAGATAAGGCAAGAGATG CTTTGCGAAACGCTGCCCAGGAAGTCAACACTCATTTGGACTGA
- a CDS encoding hypothetical protein (NECATOR_CHRI.G3271.T1) translates to MQAKKFKYNVIGLTEKRRVNPVYDTREELFLGTCDSRAVGGVGALVNTNMAMNIDSFEQLTSKSHVCG, encoded by the coding sequence atgcaagccaagaagttTAAGTAcaacgtcatcggactgaccgagaagAGACGGGTGAACCCCGTGTATGACActagagaagaactgttcttaggaacatgcgacagcagagcagttggtggagttggtgcTCTCGTCAACACAAACATGGCAATGAACATCGATTCTTTCGAACAGCTTACATCCAAATCgcacgtctgcggatga